One segment of Radiobacillus kanasensis DNA contains the following:
- a CDS encoding carbohydrate ABC transporter permease: MHAVGRRRGAIILGLLPALLIYVIFAILPILQSFYYSVMEWDGFSDMTYVGLANFKEVFADPLFWNSVKNNIYVVLASVFGQVPIALFIALLLNRKLKGLKIFRTIGFLPVVLSTVVISLTWSLIYNSEDGLINELLRSVGLESWALNWLGDTNLAMIAVCITVIWQFVGLYLIIFLAALQNVPEEVLEAAKMDGASEWTTTWKIIVPMIWDTIIVAVILCIAGSLKTFDLIYVMTHGGPSHSTEVMALYMFNETFSQLQYGYGSAVSVLIFFFSLLLIYLVNKIFGKKMI, translated from the coding sequence ATGCACGCAGTTGGTAGGAGAAGAGGGGCAATCATTTTAGGTTTACTGCCTGCATTGCTTATCTATGTTATTTTTGCCATCCTTCCCATTCTCCAGTCCTTTTATTATTCCGTTATGGAATGGGATGGCTTTTCGGATATGACGTACGTCGGTCTGGCAAATTTCAAGGAAGTCTTCGCAGATCCATTGTTTTGGAATTCGGTGAAAAATAACATTTATGTCGTACTTGCATCTGTGTTCGGGCAAGTTCCAATTGCTTTGTTTATCGCTTTGTTGTTGAATCGAAAACTCAAAGGCTTGAAGATATTTCGAACGATTGGATTTCTTCCAGTAGTTCTATCAACGGTCGTAATATCTTTAACATGGAGTTTAATATACAACTCAGAGGACGGATTAATTAATGAATTGTTACGATCGGTTGGTCTTGAGTCATGGGCATTGAATTGGCTTGGAGACACAAACTTAGCGATGATTGCGGTTTGTATCACCGTGATTTGGCAGTTCGTTGGCCTTTATTTGATTATTTTCTTAGCAGCTCTCCAAAACGTTCCAGAAGAAGTATTGGAAGCAGCAAAGATGGATGGAGCCTCGGAATGGACGACAACATGGAAAATTATAGTTCCGATGATTTGGGATACGATTATTGTGGCGGTTATTTTATGTATTGCAGGAAGTTTAAAAACATTTGATTTAATTTATGTAATGACACATGGGGGACCATCCCACTCTACCGAAGTTATGGCTCTCTACATGTTTAATGAGACATTTAGTCAGCTTCAGTACGGCTATGGAAGTGCTGTATCTGTTTTAATTTTCTTCTTTAGCTTACTTTTAATTTACCTTGTGAACAAAATCTTTGGAAAAAAAATGATATAG
- a CDS encoding carbohydrate ABC transporter permease, with product METVVKSELDQKTIKPKRKLSLKRVLIYTTLTIFAVVNAYPILWMIINSFKSEQEFQVDQFGLPDTFVLENYVNAWNTANFGVLFKNSIFICLAATILTVLIGAIASYFLSRFTFKMNKVVYTFFIFGMLIPIHATLVPMFILIRNLGLLNTPVTLIFPYIAFHLPITIFILTSFMKAFPKDIEESAVMDGCGIFRIFWSIILPMSRPALATVIILNFIYNWNEFSFALVLINDPALQTLPLGLASFAGQFTTNYGAQMAGLTMSLIPIVAFYLLLEKEIVKGMTAGAVKG from the coding sequence ATGGAGACCGTAGTGAAATCAGAATTAGATCAGAAAACGATTAAGCCAAAGAGGAAGCTTAGTCTAAAACGGGTTTTGATCTATACAACCTTAACGATTTTTGCCGTTGTGAATGCCTATCCAATCCTTTGGATGATTATTAACTCTTTTAAGTCAGAACAGGAATTTCAGGTTGACCAATTTGGACTCCCAGACACATTTGTATTAGAGAACTATGTGAATGCATGGAATACAGCAAATTTTGGTGTCTTGTTCAAAAATAGTATATTTATCTGTTTGGCTGCGACCATTTTAACGGTTCTAATTGGAGCCATTGCTTCCTATTTTCTTTCGCGGTTTACGTTTAAAATGAACAAGGTTGTGTACACCTTTTTTATTTTCGGAATGCTTATTCCGATTCATGCAACACTTGTTCCTATGTTTATTTTAATTCGGAACCTTGGTTTGTTAAACACACCAGTGACATTGATATTTCCGTATATTGCGTTTCACTTACCAATTACGATATTTATTTTAACGAGCTTTATGAAAGCTTTTCCGAAGGATATTGAAGAATCAGCGGTTATGGATGGCTGCGGCATCTTCCGGATATTTTGGTCTATTATTCTACCAATGTCCCGGCCCGCCTTGGCGACTGTTATTATTCTAAATTTCATTTATAACTGGAATGAATTTTCGTTCGCTCTTGTCCTCATTAATGATCCAGCCTTACAAACGCTCCCATTAGGTCTGGCAAGTTTTGCTGGCCAATTTACGACAAACTATGGGGCACAAATGGCTGGCTTAACGATGTCTCTTATTCCAATTGTTGCTTTTTATTTATTACTAGAAAAAGAAATAGTCAAAGGAATGACAGCAGGAGCAGTTAAGGGATAA
- a CDS encoding sensor histidine kinase translates to MFRNWGLKKQFLTVFLVLITLPTVLFGFLIYYQTTVNFKKQAEENTVRRMEVNEETLKSIISSIENMTSYMIYDSDFRTFFKTAKEDTHEMAYKQAEEGIRGYFTFQLMTHDYINSIELRGYDGNTLDFGNPVTGEEEQLDLAALREDGAPNWSNTYEVISDWGGSYNVISLTRIINDLRNIDKAIGMVRVRLDQSALFDRMEANAPLQQGSYFIMSKKGNVVIHKNESEVGQSYPDKEVSEFVANSGKTTMTYQADNGSHLVVKRPIEGTPWVSVAIVNDDEVVSELYRVRALIVDMIILLLVLGVIAFIGFYVFNIKRITELTEQTKQLENGDFSANVRVTSKDEIGMLGTRFNNMVCTIQEYINREYKLKIKQKETELKALQHQIDPHFLYNTLDMIRWTARFEKAEKTGQLIERLSKMFRMNLNRGRAWVHLEEELLYIQNYLELQKSRLGERFSFHIFYDDQIKHAIVLKQILQPLVENSIVHGLHGKKEKGVITIRCSLYQDSIWLDVIDNGVGFEKAEKNSSKGSGFALSNLQDRLTLAFGRGAGVYVLDDKDGTWVRVQIPFTIEEEELRINEESGEENVL, encoded by the coding sequence ATGTTTCGGAACTGGGGACTAAAAAAGCAGTTTTTAACTGTATTTCTTGTCTTAATTACATTACCGACTGTTTTATTCGGGTTTCTTATCTATTACCAAACGACCGTGAATTTTAAAAAGCAAGCGGAGGAAAACACGGTCCGAAGAATGGAAGTTAATGAAGAAACCTTAAAATCTATCATTTCAAGTATCGAAAATATGACATCTTATATGATTTATGATAGTGATTTTAGAACGTTTTTCAAAACAGCAAAAGAAGATACCCATGAGATGGCCTATAAACAAGCAGAAGAAGGAATCCGTGGGTATTTTACCTTCCAGCTGATGACCCATGACTATATTAACTCGATTGAACTAAGAGGATATGACGGAAACACTTTGGACTTTGGAAACCCTGTTACAGGCGAAGAGGAGCAATTGGACTTAGCGGCATTGCGAGAGGACGGTGCTCCAAATTGGAGTAATACGTACGAGGTTATAAGTGACTGGGGTGGAAGCTACAATGTGATTAGCTTGACCCGAATTATTAATGATCTTCGAAATATCGATAAAGCGATTGGTATGGTTAGGGTTCGACTTGATCAATCCGCTCTTTTTGATCGGATGGAAGCCAATGCACCTTTGCAGCAAGGAAGTTATTTTATTATGTCGAAAAAAGGCAACGTTGTCATTCACAAGAATGAATCGGAGGTTGGTCAGTCTTACCCGGACAAAGAAGTTAGTGAATTTGTCGCTAACAGTGGAAAAACAACGATGACTTATCAAGCGGATAATGGGAGTCATCTTGTTGTAAAACGGCCAATCGAGGGAACTCCGTGGGTATCTGTAGCCATTGTAAATGATGATGAAGTAGTCAGTGAACTCTATCGCGTTCGAGCGTTGATTGTAGACATGATCATTTTGCTTTTAGTGCTAGGGGTTATTGCATTTATTGGATTCTACGTCTTTAACATTAAACGGATTACCGAGTTAACAGAGCAGACGAAGCAACTAGAAAATGGAGACTTTTCAGCAAATGTCCGTGTAACGTCTAAGGACGAAATCGGGATGCTCGGAACGCGATTTAATAACATGGTATGTACGATCCAGGAATATATTAACCGTGAATATAAATTAAAGATTAAGCAAAAGGAAACGGAATTAAAAGCACTTCAGCATCAAATAGATCCTCACTTTCTTTATAATACGCTAGACATGATCCGTTGGACTGCTCGGTTTGAGAAGGCAGAGAAAACGGGCCAACTGATTGAACGTTTGTCTAAAATGTTCCGTATGAACTTGAACAGGGGAAGGGCATGGGTCCATTTGGAGGAAGAGCTTTTATACATTCAAAACTACCTAGAACTGCAGAAAAGTAGATTAGGAGAGCGCTTTTCTTTCCATATTTTTTATGATGATCAAATTAAGCATGCGATTGTATTGAAGCAAATACTTCAGCCATTAGTTGAAAACAGTATTGTCCACGGTTTACATGGGAAGAAGGAAAAGGGTGTTATTACTATTCGTTGTTCTTTATATCAGGATAGTATCTGGCTAGATGTGATAGACAATGGAGTAGGTTTTGAAAAAGCGGAAAAGAATTCTAGTAAAGGTTCTGGCTTTGCCTTAAGTAATTTGCAAGATCGGTTGACCTTAGCGTTTGGACGAGGAGCAGGTGTGTATGTATTAGATGATAAGGATGGAACATGGGTGCGTGTCCAAATTCCATTTACTATAGAAGAGGAAGAGCTTCGAATTAATGAGGAATCGGGGGAGGAAAATGTCCTTTAA
- a CDS encoding response regulator transcription factor, whose product MSFKLLIVDDEPIIREGLKSTIPWDSYGMEVVDVVEDGEAALEWMENHNAIDLVLTDVRMPNMDGLQLATHLTSRFPNVKIVMISGYDEFKYAQQAIQLGVEDYLLKPVDVDELVQVVEKVAKEMEVEREKSAKHQQLNISHAMYHQVFDHTSILPDNLKAFQSLCIYPFLTMVKEYVRVTEQFSDQKVDRWQQEWMKQIHKQFLQHEWSVFSIFTTENVLLSCVVDPEQNLQPSKIIDIVKETNMPFDIVLNSTQIPLGKLHQVYPKLVRNIERIAVEEQVVTATEKILQVSPDLEWLKEQEDTFNEFIFQSNSKGLEEQTEKVFQHFLAEQYTLQQAKHVLETIIQHVVSRFDPLFDRDILVNDFTFTREVNVHVYNSFRLLEEVFIQDLMKVVHLLQRKDNKLWMIERAEHYIHSYYASDIKAHEVADVIHLSPNYFSSLFKQKTGKNFNEYLNELRVEKAKVLLEETPLKINEIADTVGFHEYKYFVDVFKRFVQMTPTKYRSWMSSKKKVN is encoded by the coding sequence ATGTCCTTTAAGCTTCTTATTGTAGATGATGAACCGATTATTCGGGAAGGGTTAAAGTCTACCATTCCATGGGACAGCTATGGCATGGAAGTAGTGGACGTGGTGGAAGACGGAGAAGCAGCCTTAGAATGGATGGAAAACCACAATGCTATTGATTTAGTATTAACGGATGTCCGGATGCCGAATATGGATGGTCTTCAGCTCGCTACTCACCTAACATCACGGTTTCCTAACGTGAAAATTGTCATGATTAGTGGGTACGATGAGTTTAAATATGCACAACAAGCTATTCAGCTTGGGGTAGAGGACTATTTGTTAAAACCGGTAGATGTAGATGAATTGGTGCAGGTTGTGGAAAAGGTAGCAAAGGAAATGGAAGTGGAGCGAGAGAAAAGTGCCAAGCACCAACAGTTAAACATAAGTCATGCCATGTATCATCAAGTATTCGATCATACCTCAATCCTTCCAGATAATTTGAAAGCATTTCAGTCTCTTTGTATATATCCATTTCTGACAATGGTAAAGGAATATGTACGGGTGACGGAGCAATTTTCCGATCAAAAGGTGGATCGATGGCAGCAGGAATGGATGAAACAAATCCATAAGCAGTTTTTGCAACATGAATGGTCCGTGTTTTCAATTTTTACGACTGAGAACGTCCTTCTGTCCTGTGTTGTAGATCCTGAGCAAAACCTACAACCTTCGAAGATAATTGATATTGTAAAGGAAACGAACATGCCGTTTGATATCGTATTGAACTCTACTCAAATACCGTTGGGAAAACTACATCAAGTATATCCTAAACTAGTCCGAAATATTGAGCGTATCGCAGTAGAAGAGCAAGTGGTTACTGCTACAGAAAAAATACTGCAGGTAAGTCCTGATCTCGAGTGGTTGAAGGAACAAGAGGATACGTTTAACGAGTTTATTTTTCAATCTAATTCAAAAGGGTTAGAAGAGCAGACAGAAAAGGTATTCCAACACTTCCTGGCTGAACAATATACACTACAACAAGCTAAACACGTTTTAGAAACGATTATTCAGCATGTCGTAAGTCGTTTTGACCCATTATTTGATCGAGATATTTTGGTGAATGACTTTACTTTTACACGTGAAGTAAACGTTCATGTGTATAATTCATTCCGTCTTTTGGAGGAAGTCTTTATACAAGACCTCATGAAAGTTGTTCATCTACTTCAACGGAAAGATAATAAGCTGTGGATGATTGAACGGGCCGAACACTATATCCATTCTTATTATGCGTCCGATATTAAAGCCCACGAGGTTGCGGATGTTATCCATCTATCCCCCAACTATTTTAGTTCTTTGTTTAAACAAAAGACAGGTAAAAATTTTAATGAGTATCTCAATGAATTACGGGTCGAAAAAGCAAAGGTCCTCTTAGAGGAAACTCCTTTGAAAATAAATGAAATTGCAGATACGGTGGGATTTCATGAGTATAAATATTTCGTAGATGTTTTTAAACGATTTGTTCAAATGACTCCAACTAAATATCGTTCTTGGATGTCTTCTAAAAAGAAAGTGAATTAA
- a CDS encoding glycoside hydrolase family 1 protein, with protein MQTKTIKVPEDFILGAAVSAWQTEGWAGKKPFQDSYLDLWYKNNKHVWHNGYGPAGATDFYNRYKEDIGYMKEIGLTHFRTSINWSRFLLDYEEAVVDEDYAAYVDDVINELLANGVEPMICLEHYEVPAVLFEKYGGWGSKHVLELFVKYAEKVLERYGDRVKHWFTFNEPVVVQTRVYLDAIRYPFEQNTKKWMQWNFNKGLATARIVELFRGMQLKEKYGAKIGVILNPEVTYARSTSEHDQEAARIYDLFFNRVFLDPAIKGTYPEELFELMDKHDITFEYTEDELQVIKENTVDYVGLNLYFPHRVKARSSAWNEQAPFHPEYYYEKFDLPGKKMNPYRGWEIYPQIMYDMAMRVKDEYGNIEWFIAENGMGVENEHRFKDENGQIQDDYRIEFIGQHLDWLIKAVNEGANCKGYMLWAFSDNVSPMNAFKNRYGLVEINLEDDRNRSLKKSAYWYKDVIKTKKLIVEDDEVYK; from the coding sequence ATGCAGACGAAAACAATAAAAGTGCCAGAAGATTTCATACTAGGCGCAGCAGTATCCGCATGGCAAACAGAGGGATGGGCAGGGAAAAAGCCGTTCCAAGATTCTTATTTAGACCTTTGGTATAAAAATAATAAACATGTATGGCATAACGGGTATGGACCTGCGGGTGCGACGGATTTTTATAATCGTTACAAAGAGGATATTGGTTATATGAAAGAGATTGGTTTGACTCATTTTCGTACTTCCATCAACTGGTCACGCTTTTTACTCGATTACGAGGAAGCGGTTGTGGATGAAGATTACGCTGCTTATGTAGATGATGTTATTAACGAGTTACTTGCTAACGGTGTAGAACCAATGATTTGCCTGGAGCATTATGAAGTTCCAGCCGTACTATTTGAGAAATATGGTGGGTGGGGCTCGAAGCATGTTTTGGAGCTGTTTGTAAAATATGCGGAAAAAGTGCTCGAGCGTTACGGAGATCGAGTGAAGCATTGGTTTACGTTTAATGAGCCCGTCGTCGTTCAAACGAGAGTTTACTTAGATGCGATTCGCTATCCGTTTGAACAAAACACGAAAAAGTGGATGCAATGGAATTTTAATAAAGGGTTAGCAACGGCAAGGATCGTGGAATTATTCCGTGGCATGCAGTTGAAGGAGAAGTATGGAGCTAAGATTGGAGTAATTTTAAACCCAGAAGTGACCTATGCCAGATCTACTTCCGAGCATGATCAGGAAGCAGCACGAATCTATGATCTTTTCTTTAACCGTGTTTTCCTTGATCCAGCCATTAAGGGGACGTATCCAGAAGAATTATTTGAATTAATGGATAAGCATGACATCACATTTGAATATACAGAGGATGAGCTTCAGGTTATCAAAGAAAATACAGTGGATTATGTTGGTTTAAATCTTTATTTTCCTCATCGTGTAAAGGCACGCAGTTCTGCTTGGAACGAGCAAGCCCCTTTCCACCCGGAGTATTATTATGAAAAATTCGATCTACCAGGTAAGAAAATGAATCCATATCGGGGATGGGAAATCTATCCACAAATTATGTACGATATGGCTATGCGAGTAAAAGACGAATACGGCAATATCGAATGGTTTATTGCGGAAAATGGGATGGGTGTGGAAAATGAGCATCGCTTTAAAGATGAAAATGGACAAATTCAAGATGACTATCGTATTGAATTCATCGGTCAGCATTTGGATTGGTTAATTAAAGCGGTAAATGAAGGAGCAAACTGTAAGGGGTATATGCTTTGGGCTTTTTCGGATAACGTATCTCCGATGAATGCATTCAAAAATCGTTATGGATTAGTAGAAATTAATCTAGAAGATGATCGAAATCGCAGCTTGAAAAAATCAGCCTATTGGTATAAAGATGTCATCAAGACAAAAAAATTAATAGTAGAAGATGACGAGGTGTACAAATAA
- the uxuA gene encoding mannonate dehydratase, with the protein MKITFRWFGESEDTVTLRQIRQIPGVDGIVGVIFDTPAGEVWSLEKVQQLKQTVLDSELNLEVIESVNVHEDIKLGLPTRDTYIENYQETLRNLATIGVKVVCYNFMPIFDWTRTDLAKALPDGSHALAFENGLIEGINPVELAERVENNSNGYPLPGWEPERMKTIKQLFKLYEQVNEEDLFNNLHYFLERVVPVAEECDIKLAIHPDDPPWSVFNLPRIVTNQRNLERIVNLVDSPYNGLTLCSGSLGANPNNNVPEIFREFLKRDRVPFVHVRNIKREENGDFSESSHRGQDGSLDIYEIVKALHDYDFGGYLRPDHGRMIWDEQARPGYGLYDRALGIMYILGIWDSLTKQKVVTLEGIEEMS; encoded by the coding sequence ATGAAAATCACATTTCGTTGGTTTGGGGAATCGGAAGATACGGTAACCCTTAGACAAATCAGGCAAATTCCTGGTGTGGACGGGATAGTAGGGGTAATATTTGACACACCGGCTGGAGAAGTCTGGTCCTTAGAGAAGGTCCAGCAGCTTAAGCAAACAGTGTTGGATTCGGAATTAAATTTAGAAGTTATAGAAAGTGTCAATGTACATGAAGACATAAAACTAGGCTTGCCAACGAGAGATACATATATTGAAAACTATCAAGAAACACTCCGCAATCTGGCGACCATTGGGGTAAAAGTAGTTTGTTATAATTTCATGCCAATCTTTGATTGGACCCGAACAGATCTCGCTAAGGCATTACCGGATGGTTCCCACGCGTTAGCTTTTGAAAATGGCCTCATTGAGGGAATTAATCCAGTGGAGCTTGCCGAACGAGTGGAAAATAATTCTAATGGCTATCCGCTCCCTGGCTGGGAGCCAGAGCGTATGAAGACGATCAAACAGCTCTTTAAGCTTTATGAGCAGGTGAATGAGGAAGATCTGTTTAACAACCTACATTATTTTCTGGAAAGAGTGGTTCCAGTCGCAGAAGAGTGTGATATTAAATTAGCCATTCATCCGGACGATCCACCGTGGTCTGTTTTTAACCTGCCTAGGATTGTAACCAATCAAAGAAACTTGGAACGCATTGTGAATCTCGTTGACAGTCCCTATAACGGATTAACATTATGCTCCGGTTCACTTGGAGCTAATCCGAACAATAATGTTCCGGAAATATTCCGAGAGTTTTTGAAGCGTGATCGTGTTCCATTCGTACATGTTCGGAACATTAAAAGGGAGGAGAATGGAGATTTTTCAGAATCCTCTCATCGAGGACAAGACGGGTCACTAGATATTTATGAAATTGTAAAAGCACTTCATGATTATGACTTTGGTGGGTACTTACGACCAGATCATGGACGGATGATCTGGGATGAACAGGCTAGACCTGGGTATGGGTTGTATGATCGTGCATTAGGCATTATGTATATACTTGGTATCTGGGATAGCTTAACAAAACAAAAGGTTGTTACACTCGAAGGGATAGAGGAGATGTCATGA
- a CDS encoding ROK family protein: MKSYLALDIGGTYVKHGIVNGLGEIEGLDKFITPGSLEVLLEGITQLARNTKNIAGIAVSSPGAVSDSGVVYGSSAVKYMHGPNIKKLIAERTGYSVFMENDAHCAAYAELWQGAAKGKSDVMVMVIGTGIGGAVIKNGTIHKGANIHGGEFGYMLLTSDVRNSNDVWSRVASSKALVRKVANLKGMDPEYLTGEEIFEMVDQQDREVTQIVDEWYHLLAIGIYNLQYIYDPEIILIGGGISARQELIPKIREKLKGIVAAIDLAKITPSIEACHFRQNANLLGAVYGYRKLYEELE; encoded by the coding sequence ATGAAGTCATATCTTGCGTTAGATATTGGAGGAACATATGTTAAGCACGGAATCGTCAATGGGTTAGGTGAAATAGAAGGACTGGACAAATTTATAACACCTGGATCGCTTGAAGTGCTATTAGAAGGGATTACTCAATTGGCAAGGAATACGAAAAATATAGCAGGAATAGCTGTCAGCTCACCTGGTGCTGTTTCGGATTCAGGGGTTGTATATGGATCAAGTGCGGTGAAGTATATGCACGGACCCAATATCAAAAAATTAATTGCGGAGCGAACGGGTTATTCCGTTTTTATGGAAAATGACGCCCATTGTGCCGCATATGCAGAGCTATGGCAAGGAGCAGCTAAAGGGAAAAGTGACGTCATGGTCATGGTGATAGGAACCGGCATTGGGGGTGCAGTCATTAAAAATGGCACCATCCATAAGGGGGCCAATATTCATGGTGGAGAATTTGGCTATATGCTCCTAACTTCCGATGTGAGAAACAGTAATGATGTATGGAGTAGAGTTGCTTCTAGTAAAGCATTAGTTCGCAAAGTTGCTAATTTGAAGGGCATGGATCCGGAATACTTAACCGGTGAAGAGATTTTTGAGATGGTGGATCAACAGGATAGAGAAGTTACTCAAATCGTAGACGAATGGTACCATCTATTAGCGATAGGAATCTATAATCTACAGTATATTTACGATCCAGAAATCATTTTGATTGGTGGGGGAATTAGTGCAAGACAAGAACTGATTCCTAAAATACGGGAGAAATTGAAGGGAATTGTTGCTGCAATAGATCTAGCAAAAATTACTCCATCCATTGAGGCATGTCATTTTAGACAAAACGCTAATTTGCTGGGTGCAGTTTATGGGTATAGAAAACTATATGAAGAGCTGGAATAG
- a CDS encoding 3'-5' exonuclease: MNIVSIDFETANKYRSSPCAIGIVVSDGVKIIDEFYSLINPLMEFDPYNIYVHGIEEVEVVDAPTFDELWPVIQKYIENGIVVAHNASFDMSVLRASLDRYQLPYPTMEYLCSVVLSKQIWPGLENYKLNQLADVHSIRFNHHNALEDARVVVQLLQAAIAEHDVRTISELIDLHGVSCGRIFERSYVTPKVKKRKQSKRRGSVGRP; encoded by the coding sequence ATGAATATAGTATCGATAGATTTTGAAACAGCCAATAAATATCGGTCTAGTCCATGTGCCATTGGGATCGTTGTTTCAGATGGTGTGAAAATCATAGATGAGTTTTATAGTTTAATAAATCCACTCATGGAATTCGATCCATATAATATTTATGTGCATGGAATTGAGGAAGTAGAGGTTGTGGACGCACCAACCTTTGATGAACTATGGCCAGTTATTCAGAAATACATAGAAAATGGAATCGTAGTGGCGCATAATGCTAGCTTTGATATGAGTGTGTTACGTGCTTCCTTAGATCGTTATCAGCTTCCATATCCGACGATGGAATACCTATGTTCTGTTGTTCTTTCCAAACAGATCTGGCCAGGATTAGAAAACTATAAACTGAATCAGTTGGCTGATGTTCATTCTATTAGATTTAACCACCATAATGCTTTAGAAGATGCCAGAGTGGTAGTTCAATTATTACAAGCGGCGATTGCAGAACATGATGTGAGAACAATTTCGGAGCTTATAGACCTTCACGGTGTTTCTTGTGGTCGGATTTTTGAAAGGAGTTATGTGACTCCAAAGGTGAAGAAAAGAAAACAGTCTAAAAGGAGGGGAAGTGTTGGTCGTCCATAA
- a CDS encoding sensor histidine kinase, which yields MVVHKIPLIQRLLNVSLQVKILGLVVSLILLIIVLLTSVFSYMESKEDVEQAEELALQTSKTLSFMPGIQEAFISSSPKNITPIVEQIRDQVNASFIRIVHKNGDIFANPGDIELQGSLDDLYRSRVFGSYYVAHNEEEESNVLKGISPIIIDYGPYNRVVGTVEVAFNVEMIQKEILADIRNLILYSIGVLILGIIGSFMLANSIRKDTLGLEPFQIASLYREREGILQSVKEGIMAIDDNGRVSMINLSAQSLLDVKEDISGKVLSEVIHSPKMLEVLQSNQAETNVEILHHDRNLIVNTQPIYDTDRVVGVVASFRDKTEIKKMVDALSEVKQYSEDLRAQAHEFTNKLYVILGLIQLGKIEEATALIQDEAATQTQHSTLFMSRIQDEKVQAILLGKLAKASEKKIDFVIDSDSSLEHMPGHIDLSPLITILGNLIDNAFDAVLNKERATVTFFVTDFGKDIIFEISDTGDGIKQSIEKSIFMKAFSSKGENRGYGLANVKEEIELMNGWLEYSSEEGRGTIFTVILPKSPVNSEMKKE from the coding sequence TTGGTCGTCCATAAAATTCCCCTTATTCAAAGGCTACTGAATGTATCCTTACAAGTGAAGATTTTGGGGCTCGTTGTTTCTCTTATTTTATTAATCATTGTTCTACTTACGAGTGTTTTCTCCTATATGGAGTCCAAGGAGGATGTGGAACAAGCGGAAGAGCTTGCATTACAAACTTCCAAAACACTTTCGTTTATGCCAGGAATTCAGGAAGCTTTTATCTCCTCGAGTCCAAAAAATATTACCCCCATTGTGGAACAAATAAGGGATCAGGTAAATGCATCCTTTATCCGCATCGTTCACAAAAATGGAGATATCTTTGCAAATCCCGGAGATATAGAGCTTCAAGGAAGTTTGGACGATTTATATCGATCGAGAGTGTTTGGTAGCTATTATGTCGCTCACAATGAGGAAGAGGAATCTAATGTTTTGAAGGGGATCTCTCCAATCATTATTGACTATGGTCCTTATAATCGTGTGGTGGGGACCGTAGAAGTTGCTTTTAATGTAGAAATGATTCAAAAAGAAATTTTAGCGGATATTCGAAATTTGATTCTATATTCCATAGGGGTTCTAATTCTGGGGATAATAGGAAGTTTTATGTTAGCCAATAGCATTAGAAAAGATACCCTTGGATTAGAGCCCTTTCAAATAGCAAGTCTTTATAGGGAAAGAGAAGGAATTCTACAGTCTGTAAAGGAAGGAATTATGGCTATTGATGATAATGGTAGGGTGTCGATGATAAATTTATCTGCACAATCACTGTTAGATGTTAAAGAGGATATAAGTGGGAAAGTGTTGTCCGAAGTTATTCATTCTCCTAAAATGTTAGAAGTGCTTCAATCCAATCAAGCAGAAACAAATGTAGAGATCCTACATCATGACCGTAATCTTATTGTAAACACTCAACCTATCTATGACACTGACAGAGTGGTTGGCGTTGTAGCTAGCTTCCGGGATAAAACAGAAATTAAAAAAATGGTAGATGCACTTTCAGAGGTAAAACAATATTCAGAGGATCTCCGCGCTCAAGCGCACGAGTTCACGAACAAATTATACGTAATCCTCGGGCTTATTCAACTAGGGAAAATCGAAGAGGCTACAGCACTTATTCAAGATGAAGCAGCGACTCAAACCCAGCATTCCACGTTGTTTATGAGTAGAATTCAAGATGAAAAAGTACAGGCGATTCTTTTAGGAAAGCTTGCAAAAGCATCTGAAAAGAAAATAGATTTTGTGATCGATTCAGATAGCTCTTTAGAACATATGCCTGGTCATATCGATCTTTCTCCATTGATTACAATTCTAGGCAATTTAATAGATAACGCCTTTGATGCTGTCCTAAACAAAGAGAGAGCAACAGTTACCTTTTTTGTGACGGATTTTGGGAAGGACATTATCTTTGAAATATCAGATACAGGAGATGGAATTAAACAATCTATAGAAAAATCTATTTTTATGAAAGCGTTCTCCTCTAAAGGTGAAAATCGAGGGTACGGATTAGCTAATGTAAAAGAAGAGATAGAGCTGATGAACGGCTGGTTGGAGTATAGCAGTGAAGAAGGAAGAGGCACGATTTTTACTGTCATTTTACCGAAATCACCTGTAAATTCTGAAATGAAAAAGGAGTGA